A genomic stretch from Thermodesulfobacteriota bacterium includes:
- a CDS encoding class I adenylate-forming enzyme family protein, whose protein sequence is MPIYGPDLDDPIPITNLLKRGLESKPDDTALVSLDTTLTWRELDESTTRLAAGYLAHGLVPGDRIASLMPNRVSLLVHYIACFKAGLVIVPLNYRYMSPEIDHALEVSGAKALLAHAERNEDIAASDLAPELPLGIITHSSKEEELQTLEKLLESDPTDTHIPTPEPSSNAAIFFTSGSTGPAKGVTHTHESLKWMFASAAQAFEFTDKDTLLPGSSISHLGGFLFSLAALSIGARVLVARRYDPDEIIPILRTYKPTVLCMIPAALFKVIRDHGATREDFSSLRMCRAGADTVPLELEKEYIDLTGHPIDEGYGSSEMGLATLNPPSGLIKIGSIGLPVPGFTFALKDDQGNEVKAGVEANAWVRSNSLMSGYWDNPESSAEVLLDGWFDTGDVLKADEDGYLHFVSRKKQIIVHDGSNISPVEVEESLLE, encoded by the coding sequence ATGCCCATATACGGACCAGATTTAGACGACCCAATACCAATAACTAACTTACTCAAGCGAGGGCTTGAGAGTAAGCCTGATGACACTGCTTTAGTGTCACTTGATACAACTCTCACTTGGCGTGAGCTTGATGAATCGACCACTAGACTTGCAGCCGGATATCTTGCCCACGGGCTTGTGCCAGGGGATAGGATAGCTTCACTCATGCCGAACAGAGTTTCTTTGCTTGTGCATTATATTGCTTGCTTTAAAGCTGGTTTGGTAATTGTGCCCCTTAATTATAGATACATGTCACCAGAGATAGATCATGCGCTTGAAGTTAGCGGCGCAAAAGCTCTTTTGGCCCATGCAGAGAGAAACGAGGATATTGCAGCATCTGATCTTGCCCCTGAACTGCCGCTAGGAATAATTACCCACAGTTCAAAGGAAGAGGAGCTGCAAACTTTAGAGAAGCTTCTAGAGAGCGATCCAACTGACACCCATATACCTACTCCTGAGCCTAGCAGTAATGCCGCAATATTTTTTACCTCTGGCAGCACTGGGCCAGCCAAGGGCGTTACTCACACTCATGAATCCCTTAAATGGATGTTTGCTAGTGCTGCCCAAGCATTTGAATTCACGGACAAAGATACTCTTTTGCCCGGATCTTCAATCTCACATTTAGGAGGGTTTTTATTCTCATTAGCAGCACTATCAATAGGTGCCAGAGTCTTAGTTGCCAGAAGATATGATCCAGACGAAATTATTCCAATTCTTCGTACATATAAACCTACAGTTCTCTGCATGATTCCTGCAGCATTGTTTAAGGTAATCAGGGATCACGGAGCAACAAGAGAAGACTTCTCGTCGCTTAGAATGTGCAGAGCTGGAGCAGACACAGTACCGCTTGAACTAGAGAAGGAATATATAGATCTAACTGGACATCCCATAGATGAAGGATACGGATCAAGTGAGATGGGGCTCGCGACATTAAACCCGCCCTCTGGATTAATCAAGATCGGCTCTATTGGTTTGCCTGTTCCTGGATTTACATTTGCACTTAAGGATGATCAAGGCAATGAGGTGAAAGCCGGAGTTGAGGCGAATGCATGGGTAAGATCAAACAGTCTTATGTCTGGTTACTGGGACAACCCAGAGTCTTCTGCCGAAGTTCTTCTGGACGGTTGGTTTGATACAGGGGATGTTCTTAAGGCGGACGAAGACGGCTATTTGCACTTTGTTAGCCGTAAAAAGCAAATTATTGTGCATGATGGATCTAATATAAGTCCGGTTGAGGTAGAGGAGTCCCTCTTAGAGCA